In Pseudomonas fluorescens NCIMB 11764, a single window of DNA contains:
- a CDS encoding TetR/AcrR family transcriptional regulator, with the protein MKTRDRILECALQLFNQKGEPNVSTMEVANEMGISPGNLYYHFHGKEPLILGLFERFQAELAPLLDPPSDVELAPEDYWLFLHLIVERLAHYRFLFQDLSNLAGRLPKLAKGIRNLLNALKRTLASLLARLKAQGLLVSDTQALGQLVEQITMTLLFSLDYQRILDREGEVRLVVYQIMMLVAPHLLPPIKVATEQLALQYLEEHE; encoded by the coding sequence ATGAAAACCCGCGACCGGATCCTCGAATGTGCCCTGCAGTTGTTTAACCAGAAGGGCGAACCGAACGTCTCCACCATGGAAGTTGCCAACGAAATGGGCATCAGCCCGGGCAACCTCTACTACCACTTCCACGGCAAGGAACCGCTGATTCTCGGGTTGTTCGAACGTTTCCAGGCGGAACTCGCGCCGCTGCTAGATCCGCCGTCCGACGTGGAACTGGCCCCTGAAGACTATTGGCTGTTTCTGCATTTGATCGTAGAGCGCCTGGCTCATTACCGGTTTCTGTTCCAGGACCTGTCGAACCTCGCCGGGCGGTTGCCGAAACTGGCCAAAGGAATACGCAATCTGCTCAATGCACTGAAGCGCACGCTGGCTTCATTGCTGGCGCGGCTGAAGGCTCAAGGGCTGTTGGTCAGCGACACGCAGGCGCTGGGGCAACTGGTGGAGCAGATCACCATGACGCTGCTGTTCTCGCTGGACTATCAGCGGATTCTGGATCGTGAGGGTGAAGTGAGACTGGTGGTGTACCAGATCATGATGCTGGTGGCGCCGCATCTGCTGCCGCCGATCAAGGTTGCGACTGAACAGCTGGCGCTGCAATACCTCGAAGAACACGAATAA
- the phaC gene encoding class II poly(R)-hydroxyalkanoic acid synthase, translated as MREKPTKEFLPTPAAFINAQSAITGLRGRDLLSTLRSVAAHGLRNPVHSARHALKLGGQLGRVLLGETLHPTNPHDSRFADPAWSLNPFYRRSLQAYLSWQKQVKSWIDESNMNPDDRARAHFAFALLNDAVSPSNTLLNPLAIKEIFNSGGNSLVRGIGHLVDDFLHNDGLPRQVTKQAFEVGKTVATTTGSVVFRNELLELIQYKPMSEKQYSKPLLVVPPQINKYYIFDLSPSNSFVQFALKNGLQTFMISWRNPDVRHREWGLSTYVEAVEEAMNVCRAITGARDVNLMGACAGGLTIAALQGHLQAKRQLRRVSSATYLVSLLDSQMESPATLFADEQTLEAAKRRSYQKGVLDGRDMAKVFAWMRPNDLIWSYFVNNYLLGKEPPAFDILYWNNDNTRLPAAFHGDLLDFFKHNPLSHPGGLEVCGTPIDLQKVTVDSFSVAGINDHITPWDAVYRSTLLLGGERRFLLSNSGHVQSILNPPSNPKANFIESTKLSGDPRAWYYDAKQVDGSWWTQWLGWIQERSGTQKETHMALGNQNYPPMEAAPGTYVRVR; from the coding sequence ATGCGCGAAAAACCAACAAAGGAGTTTCTGCCCACTCCCGCCGCGTTCATCAACGCACAGAGTGCGATTACCGGCCTGCGTGGTCGGGATCTGCTGTCAACCCTGCGCAGTGTTGCCGCCCATGGTTTGCGCAACCCGGTGCACAGTGCCCGACACGCCTTGAAGCTGGGCGGTCAATTGGGGCGGGTGTTGCTGGGCGAAACCCTGCATCCGACCAACCCGCATGACAGTCGCTTCGCCGACCCGGCCTGGAGCCTCAATCCGTTTTATCGCCGCAGCCTGCAGGCGTACCTGAGTTGGCAGAAGCAGGTCAAAAGCTGGATCGACGAAAGCAACATGAACCCGGACGATCGCGCCCGCGCCCACTTCGCGTTCGCCTTGCTCAACGATGCGGTGTCACCGTCCAACACCCTGCTCAATCCGCTGGCGATCAAGGAGATCTTCAACTCCGGCGGCAACAGCCTGGTGCGCGGCATCGGTCATCTGGTCGATGATTTCCTGCACAACGACGGCCTGCCCAGGCAAGTCACCAAGCAGGCGTTCGAGGTCGGCAAAACGGTCGCCACCACCACCGGCTCCGTGGTGTTTCGCAATGAGCTGCTGGAGCTGATCCAGTACAAGCCGATGAGCGAGAAGCAGTATTCCAAACCGCTGCTGGTGGTGCCGCCACAGATCAACAAGTACTACATTTTCGACCTGAGCCCGAGCAACAGCTTCGTTCAGTTTGCCCTGAAAAACGGCCTGCAGACCTTCATGATCAGTTGGCGCAACCCGGATGTGCGTCATCGCGAATGGGGCCTATCGACGTACGTCGAAGCCGTCGAAGAAGCGATGAATGTGTGCCGGGCGATTACCGGTGCCCGGGACGTGAATCTGATGGGCGCTTGCGCTGGCGGGCTGACCATCGCCGCGCTGCAAGGCCATTTGCAAGCCAAACGACAGTTGCGCAGGGTATCCAGCGCAACCTATCTGGTGAGCCTGCTCGACAGTCAGATGGAGAGCCCCGCGACCCTGTTCGCCGACGAACAGACACTGGAAGCGGCCAAGCGTCGGTCATATCAGAAAGGCGTACTGGATGGCCGCGACATGGCCAAGGTCTTCGCCTGGATGCGCCCCAACGATTTGATCTGGAGCTACTTCGTCAACAACTACCTGCTGGGCAAGGAGCCGCCGGCGTTCGACATTCTCTACTGGAACAACGACAACACGCGTCTGCCGGCGGCCTTTCACGGTGACCTGCTGGACTTCTTCAAGCACAACCCGCTGAGTCATCCAGGGGGTCTTGAAGTGTGCGGCACGCCGATCGATTTGCAGAAAGTCACGGTCGACAGCTTCAGCGTGGCCGGCATCAACGACCACATCACCCCATGGGATGCCGTGTACCGCTCGACCCTGCTGCTGGGTGGCGAGCGGCGCTTCTTGCTGTCCAACAGCGGGCATGTGCAGAGCATCCTCAACCCGCCTTCCAACCCGAAAGCCAATTTCATCGAAAGCACAAAACTGAGCGGCGATCCCCGGGCCTGGTATTACGACGCCAAACAAGTCGACGGCAGTTGGTGGACGCAGTGGCTGGGCTGGATCCAGGAACGCTCGGGCACACAGAAAGAAACCCACATGGCGCTCGGCAACCAGAACTATCCACCGATGGAGGCAGCACCCGGTACTTACGTGCGCGTGCGCTGA
- the phaZ gene encoding poly(3-hydroxyalkanoate) depolymerase: MPQPFIFRTVDLDGQTLRTAVRPGKPHLTPLLIFNGIGANLELVFPFVAALDPDLEVIAFDVPGVGGSSTPNRPYRFPGLAKLTARMLDYLDYGRVNVIGVSWGGALAQQFAYDYPERCKKLVLAATAAGAVMVPGKPKVLWMMASPRRYIQPSHVIRIAPMIYGGSFRRDPTLAASHAAKVRSAGKLGYYWQLFAGLGWTSIHWLHKINQPTLVLAGDDDPLIPLINMRMLAWRIPNAQLHIIDDGHLFLITRAEAVAPIIMKFLEEERQRAVMHPHPAPLGG; the protein is encoded by the coding sequence ATGCCGCAACCGTTCATTTTTCGTACCGTCGACCTGGATGGCCAGACCCTCCGCACGGCGGTACGCCCCGGCAAGCCTCACTTGACGCCCTTGCTGATTTTCAATGGCATCGGCGCCAACCTGGAGCTGGTGTTTCCGTTCGTCGCGGCGTTGGACCCGGACCTCGAAGTCATCGCTTTCGATGTCCCGGGTGTTGGTGGCTCGTCGACACCGAACCGGCCGTATCGTTTTCCGGGCCTGGCCAAACTCACGGCACGGATGCTCGATTATCTCGATTACGGGCGAGTCAACGTGATCGGTGTGTCGTGGGGCGGCGCCCTCGCCCAGCAGTTTGCCTACGACTATCCCGAGCGCTGCAAAAAACTGGTGCTGGCGGCGACGGCGGCAGGTGCGGTGATGGTGCCGGGCAAGCCGAAAGTGCTGTGGATGATGGCCAGTCCACGGCGCTACATCCAGCCCTCTCACGTGATTCGCATTGCGCCAATGATCTACGGCGGCTCGTTCCGACGCGATCCGACACTCGCCGCCAGCCATGCGGCAAAGGTGCGTTCGGCCGGCAAGCTCGGTTACTACTGGCAGCTGTTCGCCGGCCTCGGCTGGACCAGCATTCACTGGCTGCACAAGATCAACCAGCCGACGCTGGTGCTGGCAGGTGACGATGATCCTCTGATCCCGCTGATCAACATGCGCATGCTGGCCTGGCGGATTCCCAATGCTCAGTTGCACATCATCGATGACGGGCATCTGTTCCTGATCACCCGCGCCGAGGCCGTGGCGCCGATCATCATGAAATTCCTCGAGGAAGAACGGCAGCGCGCCGTGATGCATCCGCATCCGGCGCCATTGGGCGGTTAG
- the phaC gene encoding class II poly(R)-hydroxyalkanoic acid synthase: MSNKNNDDLKYQASENTLGLNPVVGLRGKDLLASARMVLRQAIRQPIHSARHVAHFGLELKNVLFGKSELQPTSDDRRFHDPAWSQNPLYKRYLQTYLAWRKELHDWIDDSNLGPKDVARGHFVINLMTEAMAPTNSAANPAAVKRFFETGGKSLLDGLSHLAKDLVHNGGMPSQVNMGAFEVGKSLGVTEGAVVFRNDVLELIQYRPTTEQVHERPLLVVPPQINKFYVFDLSPDKSLARFCLRNHVQTFIVSWRNPTKEQREWGLSTYIEALKEAVDVVTAITGSKDVNMLGACSGGITCTALLGHYAAIGEKKVNALTLLVSVLDTTLDSDVALFVDEQTLEAAKRHSYQAGVLEGRDMAKVFAWMRPNDLIWNYWVNNYLLGNEPPVFDILFWNNDTTRLPAAFHGDLIEMFKNNPLIRPDALEVCGTPIDLKQVTADIYSLAGTNDHITPWKSCYKSAQLFGGKVEFVLSSSGHIQSILNPPGNPKSRYMTSTEMPMKAEDWQENSTKHTDSWWLHWQAWQAERSGELKKAPTKLGNKAYPAGEAAPGTYVHER, translated from the coding sequence ATGAGTAACAAGAATAACGATGACTTGAAGTATCAGGCCTCGGAAAACACCCTGGGGCTGAATCCTGTCGTTGGGCTGCGTGGAAAGGATCTACTGGCTTCTGCTCGAATGGTGCTCAGGCAGGCCATCCGGCAACCGATTCATAGCGCCAGGCATGTCGCTCATTTCGGCCTTGAACTCAAGAACGTGCTCTTCGGCAAGTCCGAGCTGCAACCGACCAGCGATGACCGTCGCTTCCACGATCCGGCCTGGAGCCAGAACCCGCTCTACAAACGTTATTTGCAAACTTACCTGGCGTGGCGCAAGGAACTCCACGACTGGATCGACGACAGCAACCTCGGGCCCAAGGATGTGGCACGCGGGCATTTCGTGATCAACCTCATGACCGAGGCCATGGCCCCGACCAACAGTGCGGCCAACCCGGCGGCGGTCAAACGTTTCTTCGAAACCGGTGGCAAGAGCCTGCTCGACGGCCTCTCGCACCTGGCCAAGGATCTGGTGCACAACGGCGGTATGCCGAGCCAGGTCAACATGGGCGCGTTCGAAGTCGGCAAGAGCCTGGGCGTGACCGAAGGCGCCGTGGTCTTTCGCAACGACGTGCTGGAGCTGATCCAGTACCGGCCGACCACCGAGCAGGTGCACGAGCGCCCGTTGCTGGTGGTGCCGCCGCAGATCAACAAGTTCTATGTATTCGACCTGAGCCCGGACAAAAGCCTGGCGCGTTTTTGCCTGCGCAATCACGTGCAGACTTTCATCGTCAGCTGGCGCAACCCGACCAAGGAGCAACGCGAGTGGGGTCTTTCGACCTACATCGAAGCGCTCAAGGAAGCGGTCGACGTGGTCACCGCGATCACCGGCAGCAAAGACGTGAACATGCTCGGCGCCTGCTCGGGCGGCATCACCTGCACCGCGCTGCTGGGCCACTACGCCGCGATCGGCGAGAAGAAGGTCAACGCCCTCACCTTGCTGGTGAGCGTGCTGGACACCACGCTGGACAGCGACGTGGCCCTGTTCGTCGACGAGCAGACCCTCGAAGCCGCCAAGCGTCATTCCTATCAGGCCGGTGTGCTGGAAGGCCGTGACATGGCGAAGGTCTTCGCCTGGATGCGGCCCAACGATCTGATCTGGAACTACTGGGTCAACAACTACCTGCTCGGCAACGAGCCGCCGGTGTTCGACATTCTGTTCTGGAACAACGACACCACACGGTTGCCCGCCGCATTCCACGGCGACCTGATCGAGATGTTCAAAAACAACCCGCTGATTCGTCCGGACGCACTGGAAGTGTGCGGCACGCCGATTGATCTGAAACAGGTCACGGCGGACATCTATTCCCTGGCCGGCACCAACGACCACATCACCCCGTGGAAGTCCTGCTACAAATCGGCGCAACTGTTCGGTGGCAAGGTTGAGTTCGTGTTGTCCAGCAGCGGGCATATCCAGAGCATTCTGAACCCGCCGGGCAATCCGAAATCACGTTACATGACCAGCACCGAGATGCCGATGAAGGCCGAGGACTGGCAGGAAAATTCCACCAAGCACACCGATTCCTGGTGGCTGCACTGGCAGGCCTGGCAAGCGGAACGTTCGGGCGAACTGAAAAAAGCTCCGACAAAACTGGGCAACAAGGCTTACCCCGCGGGTGAAGCTGCACCAGGCACTTACGTACATGAGCGGTAA
- a CDS encoding gamma-butyrobetaine hydroxylase-like domain-containing protein yields MTTQLPTDIKLHKASKTLSLKYASGEEHHLPAEFLRVHSPSAEVQGHGKPILQFGKIGVGLTKVEPAGQYALKLTFDDGHDSGLFTWDYLYQLGVRQEDLWNDYLAELKAAGKTRDPNESVVKLML; encoded by the coding sequence ATGACGACCCAACTCCCCACCGACATCAAGCTGCACAAAGCCTCGAAAACCCTGTCGCTGAAATACGCGTCCGGCGAGGAGCATCACCTGCCCGCCGAGTTCCTGCGCGTGCACTCTCCTTCCGCCGAGGTCCAGGGCCACGGCAAACCTATCCTGCAATTTGGCAAGATCGGCGTAGGCCTGACCAAGGTAGAACCGGCCGGTCAGTACGCACTGAAATTGACCTTCGACGATGGCCACGACAGCGGCCTGTTCACCTGGGATTACTTGTACCAGTTGGGCGTGCGTCAGGAGGATCTCTGGAACGATTATCTTGCCGAACTGAAAGCGGCCGGAAAGACCCGCGACCCGAACGAGTCTGTCGTCAAGCTGATGCTCTAG
- the hslU gene encoding ATP-dependent protease ATPase subunit HslU, translated as MSMTPREIVHELNRHIIGQDDAKRAVAIALRNRWRRMQLPEELRVEVTPKNILMIGPTGVGKTEIARRLAKLANAPFIKVEATKFTEVGYVGRDVESIIRDLADAAIKLLREQEMTKVRHRAEDAAEERILDALLPPARMGFSNDDTPSADSNTRQLFRKRLREGQLDDKEIEIEVAEVAGVDISAPPGMEEMTNQLQSLFANMGKGKRKSRKLKVKEALKLVRDEEASRLVNDEELKAKALEAVEQHGIVFIDEIDKVAKRGNSGGVDVSREGVQRDLLPLIEGCTVNTKLGMVKTDHILFIASGAFHLSKPSDLVPELQGRLPIRVELKALTPEDFERILSEPHASLTEQYCALLKTEGLAIEFQPDGIKRIAEIAWQVNEKTENIGARRLHTLLERLLEEVSFSAGDLASAHDGKVILIDADYVNSHLGELAQNEDLSRYIL; from the coding sequence ATGTCCATGACTCCCCGTGAAATCGTCCACGAACTCAATCGTCACATCATCGGCCAGGACGATGCCAAGCGCGCCGTCGCCATCGCGCTGCGCAACCGCTGGCGCCGGATGCAGCTGCCGGAAGAACTGCGCGTTGAAGTCACACCCAAGAACATCCTGATGATCGGCCCGACCGGTGTCGGTAAAACCGAGATCGCCCGTCGCCTGGCCAAACTGGCCAACGCGCCGTTCATCAAGGTCGAAGCGACCAAGTTCACCGAGGTCGGCTACGTCGGTCGCGACGTCGAGTCGATCATTCGTGATCTGGCTGACGCCGCTATCAAGCTGCTGCGCGAACAGGAAATGACCAAGGTTCGCCACCGCGCCGAAGACGCCGCCGAAGAGCGCATCCTCGACGCCCTGCTGCCACCGGCGCGCATGGGTTTCAGCAACGATGACACCCCGTCGGCCGACTCCAACACCCGCCAGCTGTTCCGCAAGCGCCTGCGCGAAGGTCAGCTGGATGACAAGGAGATCGAAATCGAAGTCGCCGAAGTGGCCGGCGTCGATATCTCCGCGCCACCGGGCATGGAAGAAATGACCAACCAGCTGCAAAGCCTGTTCGCCAACATGGGCAAGGGCAAACGCAAGAGCCGCAAGCTTAAGGTCAAGGAAGCGCTGAAGCTGGTGCGCGACGAAGAAGCCAGCCGCCTGGTCAACGATGAAGAGTTGAAGGCCAAGGCGCTGGAAGCGGTCGAGCAGCACGGCATTGTGTTCATCGACGAAATCGACAAGGTGGCCAAGCGCGGTAACTCCGGTGGCGTCGATGTGTCTCGTGAAGGCGTACAGCGCGACCTGCTGCCGCTGATCGAAGGCTGCACCGTCAACACCAAACTGGGCATGGTCAAGACCGACCACATCCTGTTCATCGCTTCCGGCGCATTCCACTTGAGCAAGCCGAGCGATCTGGTGCCTGAGTTGCAAGGTCGTCTGCCGATCCGTGTCGAGCTGAAAGCGCTGACACCGGAAGATTTCGAACGCATTCTCAGCGAGCCGCACGCGTCGCTCACCGAGCAATATTGCGCACTGCTGAAAACCGAAGGCCTGGCCATCGAGTTCCAGCCGGACGGCATCAAGCGCATCGCCGAGATCGCCTGGCAGGTCAACGAGAAGACCGAGAACATCGGTGCCCGTCGCCTGCACACCTTGCTTGAGCGACTGCTCGAAGAGGTGTCGTTCAGCGCCGGTGACCTGGCCAGCGCCCACGACGGCAAGGTGATCCTGATCGACGCCGACTACGTCAACAGCCACCTGGGCGAATTGGCGCAGAACGAAGACCTGTCCCGTTATATCCTGTAA
- the hslV gene encoding ATP-dependent protease subunit HslV: protein MTTIVSVRRHGKVVMGGDGQVSLGNTVMKGNAKKVRRLYHGQVIAGFAGATADAFTLFERFEGQLEKHQGHLVRAAVELAKEWRTDRSLSRLEAMLAVANKDASLIITGNGDVVEPEEGLIAMGSGGGYAQAAASALLKKTDLSAREIVETALGIAGDICVFTNHTFTIEEQDLAE, encoded by the coding sequence TTGACCACCATCGTTTCAGTTCGCCGCCACGGCAAAGTCGTCATGGGCGGCGACGGCCAGGTTTCTCTCGGCAATACCGTGATGAAAGGCAACGCGAAGAAAGTTCGTCGCCTGTACCACGGCCAGGTTATCGCCGGTTTTGCCGGGGCCACCGCTGACGCCTTCACCCTCTTCGAGCGCTTCGAAGGCCAGCTCGAGAAACATCAAGGTCACCTGGTTCGCGCCGCCGTCGAACTCGCCAAAGAATGGCGCACCGACCGCTCCCTCAGCCGCCTCGAAGCCATGCTCGCGGTCGCCAACAAAGACGCGTCCCTGATCATCACCGGCAACGGCGACGTGGTCGAACCCGAAGAAGGCCTGATCGCCATGGGTTCCGGTGGCGGTTACGCCCAGGCTGCCGCCAGCGCGCTGCTGAAGAAAACCGATCTGTCCGCCCGCGAAATCGTCGAAACCGCGCTCGGCATCGCCGGCGACATCTGCGTATTCACCAACCACACCTTCACCATTGAGGAGCAGGACCTCGCCGAGTAA
- a CDS encoding SPOR domain-containing protein, which produces MAAKKKPAPKRGASRYQAPAKQPIPGWLWMAIGLTVGAFIVFLMKLEPGKGSESVKREKIEQQKASKIAEANKTPPSPTQPVKPKYDFYTLLPESEVIVPPDAVPEKTPPTPAVPTTPVTPAEAAKIDTARAQAALAGITPPPPPPVAKAAPVTKFFLQAGSFRKEADADKVRAQIILLGQAVAVESGTVKDETWYRVLVGPFSNREQLTTAQKQLAGAGFSNLLLQQRQNR; this is translated from the coding sequence TTGGCTGCCAAGAAAAAACCTGCACCCAAGCGTGGCGCCAGCCGTTACCAAGCTCCTGCAAAGCAACCGATTCCGGGCTGGCTGTGGATGGCCATCGGCCTGACGGTCGGCGCGTTCATTGTGTTCCTGATGAAGCTGGAACCGGGCAAGGGTAGCGAGAGCGTCAAGCGCGAGAAGATCGAGCAGCAGAAAGCCAGCAAGATCGCCGAGGCCAACAAGACCCCGCCGAGCCCGACGCAACCGGTGAAGCCGAAGTACGACTTCTACACCCTGCTGCCGGAATCGGAAGTGATCGTGCCGCCGGATGCCGTGCCGGAGAAAACGCCGCCGACGCCGGCTGTACCGACCACGCCGGTCACACCAGCGGAAGCGGCGAAGATCGACACTGCGCGCGCTCAAGCGGCATTGGCCGGCATCACCCCGCCACCGCCGCCACCCGTGGCCAAGGCCGCGCCGGTGACCAAGTTTTTCCTGCAGGCCGGCTCGTTCCGCAAGGAAGCCGATGCCGACAAGGTGCGTGCGCAGATCATCTTGCTCGGTCAGGCGGTGGCGGTTGAATCCGGCACGGTCAAAGACGAGACCTGGTATCGCGTTTTGGTTGGACCGTTCAGCAACCGCGAACAACTGACCACCGCGCAGAAGCAACTGGCCGGCGCGGGCTTCAGCAACCTGTTGTTACAACAACGCCAGAACCGCTGA
- the argS gene encoding arginine--tRNA ligase yields MKDTIRQLIQQAITQLVNEGVLPEGLSPAIQVENSRDKKNGDFASNIAMMLAKPAGMKPRDLAEKIIAALPADENVTKTEIAGPGFLNFFQNTQALATRLDAALADEHIGVRKAGPVQRTVVDLSAPNLAKEMHVGHLRSTIIGDGVARVLEFLGDEVIRQNHVGDWGTQFGMLMAYLQENPITSDELSDLENFYRAAKQRFDESEEFADRARGLVVKLQAGDPDCLALWTKFKDISLSHCQKIYELLNVKLTMADVMGESAYNDDLINVVNDLKAAGMLVESNGAQCVFLDEFKNADGDPLPVIIVKADGGYLYATTDLAAVRYRSGKLKADRALYFVDQRQALHFQQVFAVARKAGFVTHPMEMEHMGFGTMNGADGRPFKTRDGGTVKLIDLLTEAQERAYTLVKDKNPELAEAELRNIAKVVGIGAVKYADLSKHRTSDYSFNFDLMLNFEGNTAPYLLYAYTRVAGVFRKLGKDFSEVEGQIVLEAAHEHELAAKLAQFGEILNNVAEKGTPHILCTYLYDVAGLFSSFYENCPILSAETPAQMQSRLRLAALTGRTLKQGLELLGLETLERM; encoded by the coding sequence ATGAAAGACACCATTCGCCAGCTGATCCAACAAGCCATCACCCAACTCGTCAACGAAGGTGTGTTGCCTGAAGGCCTGTCGCCGGCGATCCAGGTGGAAAACTCCCGCGACAAGAAGAACGGCGATTTCGCCAGCAACATCGCCATGATGCTGGCCAAGCCTGCCGGCATGAAGCCGCGGGATCTGGCCGAAAAAATCATCGCTGCACTGCCGGCCGACGAGAACGTCACCAAGACCGAGATCGCCGGTCCTGGCTTCCTGAACTTCTTCCAGAATACCCAGGCCCTGGCTACGCGCCTCGACGCCGCTTTGGCCGACGAGCACATCGGCGTACGCAAGGCCGGCCCGGTGCAACGCACGGTTGTCGATCTGTCCGCACCGAACCTGGCAAAAGAGATGCACGTCGGTCACTTGCGCTCGACCATCATCGGCGACGGCGTGGCCCGGGTGCTGGAATTCCTCGGCGACGAAGTGATCCGCCAGAACCACGTGGGCGACTGGGGCACCCAGTTCGGCATGTTGATGGCGTACTTGCAGGAAAACCCGATCACCAGCGACGAGCTGTCGGACCTGGAAAACTTCTACCGCGCCGCCAAGCAACGCTTCGACGAATCCGAAGAGTTCGCCGACCGCGCCCGTGGCCTGGTGGTCAAGCTGCAAGCCGGCGACCCGGACTGCCTGGCGCTGTGGACCAAGTTCAAGGACATCTCGCTGTCCCACTGCCAGAAAATCTACGAACTGCTGAACGTCAAACTGACCATGGCCGACGTGATGGGCGAAAGCGCCTACAACGACGACCTGATCAACGTGGTCAACGACCTCAAGGCCGCCGGCATGCTGGTCGAGAGCAACGGCGCGCAGTGCGTGTTCCTCGACGAATTCAAGAACGCCGACGGCGACCCGCTGCCGGTGATCATCGTCAAGGCGGATGGCGGCTACCTCTATGCGACCACCGACCTGGCGGCCGTGCGTTACCGCAGCGGCAAGCTGAAGGCTGATCGCGCGCTGTATTTTGTCGACCAGCGCCAGGCCTTGCACTTCCAGCAAGTGTTCGCGGTCGCCCGCAAGGCCGGCTTCGTGACGCACCCGATGGAAATGGAACACATGGGCTTCGGCACCATGAATGGCGCCGATGGCCGTCCGTTCAAGACCCGTGATGGCGGCACCGTGAAGCTGATCGACCTGCTGACCGAAGCCCAGGAACGCGCCTACACCCTGGTGAAGGACAAGAACCCGGAGCTGGCCGAGGCCGAGCTGCGCAACATCGCCAAGGTCGTGGGCATTGGCGCGGTGAAATACGCCGACCTGTCCAAGCACCGCACCAGCGACTACAGCTTCAACTTCGACCTGATGCTGAACTTCGAAGGCAACACCGCGCCGTACCTGCTGTACGCGTATACCCGCGTGGCGGGCGTGTTCCGCAAGCTCGGCAAGGACTTCAGCGAAGTCGAAGGGCAGATCGTCCTGGAAGCCGCGCATGAACATGAGCTGGCTGCCAAACTCGCGCAATTCGGTGAAATACTGAACAACGTGGCCGAGAAAGGCACCCCGCACATCCTCTGCACCTACCTGTACGACGTTGCCGGCCTGTTCTCCAGCTTCTACGAGAACTGCCCGATCCTCAGCGCTGAAACCCCGGCGCAAATGCAAAGCCGCCTGCGCCTCGCCGCGCTGACCGGCCGCACTCTCAAGCAAGGCCTGGAACTCTTGGGTCTGGAAACTCTGGAGCGTATGTAA